Within Hydrogenophaga sp. PAMC20947, the genomic segment CTTCGATGGCGGTGACCGATGCGTGCTCGGCGCAAGCGATGCGTTCTTGCACAGCGGCCACTTCGCTGGCCAGCGTGGGCTGGTAGCCGACTCGCGAAGGCAGTCGGCCCAGCAGGCCTGAGACCTCTGAGCCCGCCTGCACAAAGCGGAACACGTTGTCCATCAAGAGCAGCACGTTGCGCTGCTGTTCGTCGCGGAAATACTCGGCGATGGTGAGCGCGGTCAATGGGGTGCGCCAGCGTGCGCCCGAGGGCTCGTTCATCTGGCCAAACACCAGGGCGCTGTTGGACAACATGCCAGATTCGTGCATGTCCAGCAGCAGTTCGTGGCCTTCGCGGCTGCGTTCACCCACGCCGGCAAAGACCGAGATGCCCTTGTAGGTTTCGGCCATCACGTGAATCAGCTCCATCACCAGCACCGTTTTCCCCACGCCGGCACCGCCGAACATGGCGGCTTTGCTGCCCAGCGCCAGCGGCGCCAGCAGGTCGATCACCTTGATGCCGGTTTCGAACACCTCAACCGCAGCCCGCCGTTTGGCCAAAGGCAAAGGCGCCTGGTGAATCGCGCGCCGCGGTGCGTCGTCTGCAATGGGCCCCAGGCCGTCGCCGGGGCGGCCCAATACATTGACGAGCCGGCCCAGCAAGGCTTCGCCCACTGGCACGGTCAGCGGTGCACCGGTGTCGCGCACGGCGACGTGGCGCGCCAGACCCTGGGTTTCCTGCAGCGCCACAGTGCGCACCGTGTGTTCGTCCAGCTCGGCCTCGACCTCCAGCACCAGCGGCAGGGGCTCGTCCCAGAGCACTTCCAGCGCATGGTGGATGGCCGGCAGCGGGCCGCTGTCGAAGCGCACATCGACCACGCCGCCTCGCACGGCCACCACCGTGCCGTTGGCTTGGGAAGTCGGTGCAGGCGAAGGGGCTGTGTCGGTGGCGGCGGTCATGCGGACAGCATCCTCACGCTGATTGGGCGGCGATCCAGCGCGCAATGGGTGGCCAGGTTTCGGACAGCGTGCGTGCGCCCATGAACAGGCCGATGTGACCGCCAGGGATGGTCTGCTGGCGAATCTGCTCCGGCGGTGTGCCCACGAGTTGCGCGGCGTTGAGCACCTGCTCCGGGCTGGTGATGTCGTCGTCGGCTCCCGCCAGCAAATAGAGTGGGCAGGTGATGTCTTTCAGGTGCAGCTCGCGCCCGAGTCCGACAAAGGTGCCCTTGGCCAGGCGGTTTTCCTTGAAGAGCTGCTGAATCACCTGCAGGTACCAGCGACCCGGCAGGTCGATCGGGTTTTCGTACCAGCGCTCGAACCTTTCCTCTTTGGCCAGGTAAGCGGCATCGTCGATGTGTTCGTAGAGGTCGATGTGGTCCTGCATGTAGTGCTGCTCGGGGTGCATGTTCTTCCAGCCCTGCAGCATGAACTTGCCCTTCATGAGGCCCTGACCCAATCCCACCAGTTCGTCGTAGAACGAGCTCGGCGAGTCATGGACCATCTTGCGGATCGGGCCTTGCCCGGCATCGGTGTCGATGGGTGCGCCCGCCAGCACAAGGGCGTTGACCTTGTCGGGGAATCGCGCCGCCAGCATGGTCGACACCCAGCCGCCTTGACACAGGCCGACCAGGTTCACCCGGCCGCCCAGATCGTCGATGACCACCAGCATCTCTTCCAGGTAGTTGTCGATTTCCAGGTCTTTCATGTCGGGCGTGGCGCTCTTCCAGTCGGTCAGAAGCACATGGCCGACCCCGTTGGCCAGCAGGGTCTCGACCAGGCTCTGCCCGCGGTGGTAGTCGGCGATGGACGCGGTATGGCCAGCGTGGGGGGCATCCACCACGGTGGGGATGCCCTGCCCGGGTGTGCCGTACTCGCGCAGCACCATGGTGCGCAGGTCGAGCCGCGTGCGGTGGGGCGTGGCCAGCTCGGGTCGCTGGTGGCTGTGGATGAGGATCTCCTCTTCCACAAAATGGAGATTTTTGGCGTAGAGGGCCGATCCCTGTTGCATGAGGGCGCTGGCCATGGCCATGGGCCAGAAGGCTGGGACACTCATCCAGGCCGCGCTCTTTGGCACGGTGGGAGAGGCAACTTCAGGTAGGTTTTTCATGGAACCATGATGGGGCAAGAAGATGACTCGGGGCTTAAGCTGGATCAAATCATTTGAAGATGTTCAAGTCATCACCCCGTGAAAAACCCAGGAGTGTGGCGGATTCAGCGCTGCAGAGTTCGTAGCGTCAATGGACCATGCCAGTCGCCGCCGCGACTGGCGGTCTCGCTTGAGGTGTTTAATTTGCTCGGTACTTGTCGGTACCGTGCGGCCATGCGCTGTTCTAAAAATCATCCATCCAGGAGACAAAACATGACAAAACAGGCGACGGACTACCTGGTCATCGGCAGCGGGGCAGTGGGTCTGGCTTTTGTCGACACCTTGCTCGACGAGGCTCCCAATGCCCACATCACCATCGTGGACCGACACGGCAAACCGGGCGGGCACTGGAACGACGCCTACTCGTTCGTGGCACTGCACCAGCCATCGTCTTTTTATGGCGTCAACTCCTTGCCGCTGGGCAGCGACCGCAAGGACGTGATGGGGGTGAACAAGGGCTTTTTCGAGCTGGCCTCCGGGCCCGAGGTCAGTGGCTACTTTGAGCGGGTGATGCACCAGAAGCTGCTGCCCAGTGGCCGGGTCAACTACC encodes:
- a CDS encoding alpha/beta fold hydrolase — its product is MKNLPEVASPTVPKSAAWMSVPAFWPMAMASALMQQGSALYAKNLHFVEEEILIHSHQRPELATPHRTRLDLRTMVLREYGTPGQGIPTVVDAPHAGHTASIADYHRGQSLVETLLANGVGHVLLTDWKSATPDMKDLEIDNYLEEMLVVIDDLGGRVNLVGLCQGGWVSTMLAARFPDKVNALVLAGAPIDTDAGQGPIRKMVHDSPSSFYDELVGLGQGLMKGKFMLQGWKNMHPEQHYMQDHIDLYEHIDDAAYLAKEERFERWYENPIDLPGRWYLQVIQQLFKENRLAKGTFVGLGRELHLKDITCPLYLLAGADDDITSPEQVLNAAQLVGTPPEQIRQQTIPGGHIGLFMGARTLSETWPPIARWIAAQSA
- the atpD gene encoding F0F1 ATP synthase subunit beta, whose product is MTAATDTAPSPAPTSQANGTVVAVRGGVVDVRFDSGPLPAIHHALEVLWDEPLPLVLEVEAELDEHTVRTVALQETQGLARHVAVRDTGAPLTVPVGEALLGRLVNVLGRPGDGLGPIADDAPRRAIHQAPLPLAKRRAAVEVFETGIKVIDLLAPLALGSKAAMFGGAGVGKTVLVMELIHVMAETYKGISVFAGVGERSREGHELLLDMHESGMLSNSALVFGQMNEPSGARWRTPLTALTIAEYFRDEQQRNVLLLMDNVFRFVQAGSEVSGLLGRLPSRVGYQPTLASEVAAVQERIACAEHASVTAIEAVYVPADDFTDPAVTTIAAHLDSRIMLSRQLAAEGMYPAIDPLSSQSVLLDPLVVGAAHCDLARDVREAIARYRELQDIIALLGINELSVEDRKLVGRARRLQRFLTQPFSVTQAFTGKPGRQVTLADTLKGCRAILDGEGDDWPESAFFMAGNLDDVRSRVAS